A single window of Pseudarthrobacter psychrotolerans DNA harbors:
- a CDS encoding methylenetetrahydrofolate reductase, translated as MSPPSLIETHPNLSETAPVALSYELFPPRSPAAAESLWTTIRELETTEPDYVSVTYGASGSNRDTAVELINRLLLETTLRPLAHLTCVGNTPEELAEIIGDLLDTGVRGILALRGDQPKGGAPLAAGSLRYAQDLIELIRRVEQRRSALLCAGKIAVGVAAYPTRHPESPSEAHDVEVLLAKQRSGADFAITQVFFHTEQYANLISRARRAGVTIPIIPGVMPLTSLRRVTRLGELTGVEPAPELLARLAAADSDSERLRIGVRATVDLANAALEAGAPGIHIYTFNEHQSALEVLDKLALPRQSRSVGRRSATLRRQLAS; from the coding sequence ATGTCACCGCCAAGCCTTATCGAAACGCATCCGAACCTCTCCGAGACCGCCCCCGTGGCGCTCTCGTACGAGCTCTTCCCGCCCCGCTCGCCAGCCGCGGCCGAGTCCCTCTGGACCACCATCCGGGAACTGGAAACCACCGAACCGGATTACGTCTCCGTCACGTATGGTGCCAGTGGCTCGAACCGGGACACCGCCGTCGAACTCATCAACCGGCTCCTGCTGGAAACCACGCTCCGGCCGCTGGCCCACCTCACCTGCGTTGGCAACACGCCGGAGGAACTGGCGGAGATCATCGGCGACCTCCTGGACACCGGGGTCCGGGGCATCCTGGCCCTCCGGGGCGACCAGCCCAAGGGCGGTGCACCGCTCGCCGCAGGGTCACTGCGGTATGCGCAGGACCTGATCGAACTCATCCGGCGGGTTGAACAGCGTCGGTCGGCACTCCTGTGCGCAGGCAAGATCGCCGTGGGCGTCGCCGCCTACCCCACCCGGCACCCGGAATCACCCAGTGAAGCCCACGACGTCGAGGTGCTGCTCGCCAAGCAGCGTTCCGGCGCCGACTTTGCCATCACGCAGGTCTTCTTCCATACCGAACAGTACGCGAACCTCATCAGCCGCGCACGCCGGGCAGGGGTCACCATCCCCATCATCCCGGGCGTTATGCCGCTCACCAGCCTGCGCCGGGTCACACGGCTCGGCGAACTGACAGGCGTTGAACCGGCACCGGAACTCCTGGCCCGCCTCGCCGCCGCGGACAGCGATTCCGAACGCCTCCGGATCGGTGTCCGGGCCACGGTGGACCTGGCCAATGCGGCACTCGAGGCCGGAGCGCCGGGCATCCACATCTACACCTTCAACGAACACCAGAGCGCGCTGGAGGTGCTGGACAAACTGGCACTTCCGCGCCAGTCCCGTTCAGTTGGCCGCCGCAGTGCCACCCTCCGGCGCCAGCTCGCCAGCTGA
- a CDS encoding VWA domain-containing protein produces MTLQPILPWWVMVPLIAATVLFLVWRLVQASRARSAGTRRDWLFRGALVLLLLAAVLRPGVPGGSSQAATADVSVFFVVDTSSSIAAEDYGSGSPRLDGVRQDIMAIAGELAGARFSLLTFDSDAVVRMPLTTDTTALDTSVSVLQPQVTAFSKGSSVTAAGTLLAERLSSARDSHPERPRLVYYLGDGEQTSAKAPEPLRLDGGLVDGGAVLGYGTAGGGRMKENTGQGPGQDDGAGYIQDRSSGMGRDALSVIDEGRLQGIAGQLGVPYVHRSAGDPVAPMMQAADPGDLEQAPADGDVAGRTELYWLLAAGAFPLALRETFLVLREWRQLRPGQGART; encoded by the coding sequence ATGACACTGCAACCGATCCTGCCTTGGTGGGTGATGGTCCCGCTCATCGCCGCGACCGTGTTGTTTCTGGTCTGGCGTCTCGTCCAGGCGTCGCGGGCGCGCTCTGCCGGTACACGCCGCGACTGGCTGTTCAGGGGCGCCCTTGTGCTCCTGCTCCTGGCTGCGGTGCTCCGGCCGGGTGTCCCCGGTGGAAGTTCCCAAGCTGCCACGGCGGATGTCAGCGTCTTCTTTGTGGTGGACACCAGCAGCAGCATCGCTGCCGAAGACTACGGCAGCGGCTCGCCCCGGCTGGATGGAGTGCGGCAGGACATCATGGCCATCGCGGGTGAACTGGCAGGAGCCCGCTTTTCGCTCCTGACCTTCGACAGCGACGCCGTGGTCCGGATGCCCCTGACCACCGACACCACCGCCCTGGACACCAGCGTGTCCGTCCTGCAGCCCCAGGTCACGGCATTCTCCAAAGGCAGTAGTGTCACTGCTGCCGGAACCTTGCTGGCGGAGCGGCTGAGCTCCGCGCGGGACAGCCATCCCGAACGGCCACGCCTGGTCTACTACCTGGGCGACGGTGAACAGACCAGCGCCAAGGCACCGGAGCCACTTCGGCTCGACGGCGGTCTGGTGGACGGCGGCGCGGTGCTCGGCTATGGCACGGCAGGCGGTGGCCGGATGAAGGAAAACACGGGGCAGGGTCCGGGGCAAGACGATGGTGCCGGCTACATCCAGGACCGGTCGTCCGGAATGGGCAGGGATGCGTTATCGGTCATCGATGAGGGCCGGCTGCAGGGGATTGCCGGTCAGCTGGGGGTTCCCTATGTCCACCGTTCGGCCGGAGACCCGGTGGCGCCGATGATGCAGGCCGCTGATCCCGGGGACCTCGAGCAGGCACCGGCGGATGGCGACGTTGCCGGCCGGACTGAGCTGTATTGGCTTCTCGCCGCCGGAGCCTTCCCGCTGGCCCTCCGCGAAACCTTCCTCGTGCTGCGCGAGTGGCGGCAGCTCCGGCCCGGACAGGGAGCTCGAACATGA
- a CDS encoding VWA domain-containing protein, with translation MELMFWWLIPPALVIAALAGWRAFRPDRQANARRRPVANADRLTALPEYQSALRRHRRWLAVAALAAVTLVVSAVAAAARPVELSTIAPEQRNRDIMLCLDTSGSMSSADAAVVQVFAELAKEFDGERIGLTVFDSSAVQVFPLTDDYAYVAEQLTLAKDAFDGNPGSAGFLDGTWNGRGSSLIGDGLASCVNGFPDTAATDARSAETGSGDAGSPDSRQRRSRSIVLATDNYLSGDPIFTLEQAAALAKERDVPVYALNPGDFDYGPGPGQPGAMLRAVAESSGGAYYRLDSPEAVADIVRSVQETEATAIKGAPQAVVSDRPELPLALALLSGLVLAGASWRLRP, from the coding sequence ATGGAACTGATGTTCTGGTGGCTGATCCCCCCGGCGCTGGTCATCGCCGCCCTGGCCGGGTGGCGTGCCTTCCGCCCGGACCGCCAAGCCAACGCACGACGGCGGCCGGTTGCCAATGCTGACCGACTCACCGCGCTGCCCGAATACCAGTCGGCCCTCCGCCGGCACCGCCGCTGGCTGGCGGTGGCCGCGCTCGCGGCGGTGACCCTGGTGGTCTCTGCAGTGGCCGCGGCGGCGCGCCCAGTGGAGCTGAGCACCATCGCGCCGGAGCAGCGCAACCGGGACATCATGCTCTGCCTGGACACGTCGGGCTCGATGAGCAGCGCCGACGCCGCCGTGGTGCAGGTGTTTGCCGAACTGGCGAAGGAGTTCGACGGCGAACGGATCGGACTCACCGTCTTCGACAGCAGCGCCGTCCAGGTCTTCCCCCTCACCGACGATTACGCGTACGTCGCGGAACAGCTCACGCTGGCCAAAGACGCCTTCGACGGAAACCCCGGCAGCGCGGGATTCCTGGACGGCACCTGGAACGGCCGCGGATCGTCCCTGATCGGCGACGGCCTGGCGTCCTGCGTCAACGGATTCCCGGACACGGCCGCCACGGATGCCCGCAGCGCTGAGACAGGTAGTGGTGACGCTGGCAGCCCTGACTCCCGTCAGCGGCGCTCGCGGTCCATTGTCCTGGCAACGGACAACTACCTGTCCGGCGACCCCATCTTCACCCTGGAGCAGGCGGCCGCCCTGGCCAAGGAGCGCGACGTGCCGGTGTATGCCCTGAACCCCGGCGACTTCGACTATGGACCCGGCCCCGGCCAGCCCGGAGCTATGCTGCGCGCAGTGGCAGAATCCAGCGGCGGAGCGTACTACCGGCTGGACAGCCCGGAAGCCGTGGCGGACATCGTCCGGTCCGTGCAGGAAACCGAAGCCACGGCCATAAAGGGCGCACCGCAGGCAGTGGTCTCTGACCGGCCCGAACTGCCTCTCGCGCTGGCACTCCTGTCCGGCCTGGTGCTGGCGGGCGCATCGTGGAGGCTCCGGCCATGA
- a CDS encoding DUF58 domain-containing protein: protein MTSLLQRVKSKMAVFAHRKARGMLDGEYGSVFRGRSLDFDDLRAYIPGDDVRDIDWKASARFGSPLIKRYVAVRRQTVLLIADTGRGMTAESRDGEIKKDIAVMALGVVGYLAHRHGDVVGLVCGDGNGTRSIPAKAGEPHLERLLREVDSATSLDSGSSRIEDQLEYVARNVKGRFLLFVVSDEQAAGPGTEQLLRRLRAQHEVLWLTIRDADLAGEGQEGQDAFSVADSSVLPAHLASSPAIAAAYAKATGERDAARHAMLRRTGITQGHVSGSSAVMTELFALLERHRRAG, encoded by the coding sequence GTGACCAGCCTCCTGCAACGCGTCAAGTCGAAGATGGCCGTCTTCGCCCACCGGAAAGCCCGTGGCATGCTCGACGGCGAATACGGTTCCGTTTTCCGCGGCCGCAGCCTCGACTTTGATGACCTGCGCGCCTATATCCCCGGGGACGACGTCCGCGACATCGACTGGAAGGCATCCGCCCGGTTCGGCTCGCCGCTCATCAAACGGTACGTCGCCGTGCGGCGACAGACGGTCCTGCTGATTGCCGATACTGGCCGGGGCATGACTGCCGAGTCCCGCGACGGCGAGATCAAAAAGGACATCGCCGTGATGGCACTCGGCGTGGTGGGCTACCTTGCGCACCGGCACGGAGACGTGGTGGGCCTGGTTTGCGGAGACGGCAACGGTACGCGCTCCATCCCAGCCAAGGCGGGCGAGCCGCATCTGGAGAGGCTCCTGCGCGAGGTGGACTCGGCCACCTCGCTGGACTCCGGCTCCAGCAGGATCGAGGACCAGCTGGAATACGTGGCCCGCAACGTCAAGGGCCGGTTCCTGCTGTTTGTGGTGTCCGACGAGCAGGCCGCCGGCCCCGGCACCGAACAGCTGCTCCGCAGGCTCCGTGCCCAGCACGAGGTCCTTTGGCTCACCATCCGGGACGCTGACCTGGCAGGGGAAGGACAGGAAGGCCAGGACGCCTTCAGCGTGGCAGACTCCTCGGTGCTGCCAGCGCACCTGGCGTCATCCCCCGCAATCGCGGCGGCCTATGCCAAGGCAACAGGGGAGCGGGACGCCGCCAGGCACGCCATGCTCCGCCGCACGGGCATCACCCAGGGCCACGTGTCCGGAAGCAGCGCGGTCATGACGGAACTCTTTGCCCTCCTGGAAAGGCACCGGCGTGCAGGCTGA
- a CDS encoding MoxR family ATPase — protein sequence MLQTSASARINPAELDRAQQVVANISRSFDAKVVGQARLRESLLVGLMTGGHILLESVPGLAKTTAAQTVAEAVSAEFRRIQCTPDLLPSDIVGTQIYDAAKGTFITQLGPVHANIVLLDEINRSSAKTQSAMLEAMQERQTSIGGEEYRLPSPFMVLATQNPIEQEGTYQLPEAQMDRFMLKDVLDYPTPAEETEIIRRIDAGVFSAEQKPAAAASLDAVIGVQDLVKRIYIDPAIINYIVGLVFVTRNAGQYIDQRLAGFIEFGASPRASIAFSQAARAVALLNGRDHVIPEDVKSLAHRVLRHRLILGFDAVAEQVPVETIIDAVVASVQTP from the coding sequence TTGCTTCAGACCAGTGCGTCCGCACGAATCAACCCGGCGGAACTGGACCGGGCACAGCAAGTGGTGGCGAACATTTCCCGCAGCTTCGATGCCAAGGTGGTGGGCCAGGCGCGGCTCCGTGAATCCCTGCTGGTGGGCCTGATGACCGGTGGGCACATCCTGCTGGAAAGCGTTCCGGGACTGGCCAAGACCACCGCCGCCCAGACCGTGGCCGAGGCGGTCAGCGCAGAGTTCCGCCGGATCCAGTGCACGCCGGACCTGCTCCCCAGCGACATCGTGGGCACGCAGATCTACGACGCCGCCAAGGGCACCTTCATCACCCAGCTCGGGCCGGTGCACGCCAACATCGTCCTGCTCGATGAGATCAACCGGTCCAGCGCCAAGACCCAGAGCGCCATGCTGGAGGCCATGCAGGAGCGGCAGACCTCCATCGGGGGAGAGGAATACCGGCTGCCCTCCCCGTTTATGGTGCTGGCCACCCAGAACCCGATCGAGCAGGAAGGCACGTACCAGCTGCCGGAGGCGCAGATGGACCGCTTTATGCTCAAGGACGTGCTGGACTACCCCACGCCTGCCGAGGAAACGGAAATCATCCGCCGGATCGACGCCGGGGTCTTCAGCGCGGAGCAGAAGCCGGCGGCCGCTGCTTCACTGGATGCCGTCATCGGCGTGCAGGATCTGGTGAAGCGGATTTACATCGACCCGGCCATCATCAACTACATCGTGGGCCTGGTGTTCGTCACCCGGAACGCCGGGCAGTACATCGACCAGCGGCTCGCCGGCTTCATCGAATTCGGTGCCAGCCCGCGCGCCAGCATTGCCTTCAGCCAGGCCGCCCGGGCAGTGGCCCTGCTCAACGGCAGGGACCACGTGATCCCGGAGGACGTGAAGTCCCTCGCCCACCGCGTTCTGCGGCACCGCCTCATCCTGGGGTTCGACGCCGTTGCGGAGCAGGTGCCGGTGGAGACGATCATCGACGCGGTTGTGGCCTCCGTCCAGACTCCCTGA